A genome region from Musa acuminata AAA Group cultivar baxijiao chromosome BXJ3-5, Cavendish_Baxijiao_AAA, whole genome shotgun sequence includes the following:
- the LOC135586639 gene encoding internal alternative NAD(P)H-ubiquinone oxidoreductase A1, mitochondrial-like encodes MALSKIAKTAFSRSQGRIAAENCVHRMGLLRRGLPASQPFHTLLPSMMASDGFSRIRRADVFGVESRGISHTPSREYPPSAQAIEDDLYVEADDGARLPGLEPTKPGEKPRVVVLGTGWAGCRFLKGLDAKLYDIVCISPRNHMVFTPLLASTCVGTLEFRSVAEPVGRIQSALAGAPDSYFYLANCTGIDTDKHEVHCESVPGTGLPYDPYRFKVAYDKLVIAAGADPLTFGIKGVREHAMFLREVHHAQEIRRKLLLNLMLSESPGISEEEKKRLLHCVVIGGGPTGVEFSGELSDFIMRDVRQRYSHVKDHIQVTLIEANEILSSFDIGLRQYATNHLTKSGVRLVRGVVKEVLPEKILLSDGSSVPYGLLVWSTGVGPSEFVKSLDLPKAPGGRIGVDEWLRVPSVEDVFALGDCAGFLEHTGKPVLPALAQVAEREGKYLANMFNEIGKQNGGKAHCARNITMGDPFVYRHLGSMASVGRYKALVDLRQSKDAKGISMAGFISWFIWRSAYLTRVVSWRNRFYVAVNWATTLVFGRDNSRIG; translated from the exons ATGGCTTTATCTAAGATCGCCAAGACCGCATTCAGTCGATCTCAGGGTAGAATAGCCGCCGAGAACTGCGTGCACCGGATGGGGCTTCTCCGCCGCGGCCTTCCCGCTAGTCAACCTTTCCACACTTTGCTTCCGAGTATGATGGCAAGCGATGGCTTCTCTCGCATCAGGAGAGCCGATGTTTTCGGTGTCGAAAGCAGGGGAATTAGCCACACCCCGTCCCGCGAATACCCGCCTTCTGCTCAGGCGATCGAAGATGATTTGTATGTGGAGGCTGATGATGGTGCGAGGCTGCCAGGATTGGAGCCTACGAAGCCTGGTGAGAAGCCGAGGGTGGTGGTTCTCGGCACCGGATGGGCTGGCTGCCGGTTCCTCAAAGGACTGGACGCCAAGCTTTATGACATCGTCTGCATCTCTCCCAGGAACCACATGGTCTTCACGCCCCTGCTTGCTTCTACCTGCGTTGGCACGCTCGAGTTCCGCTCGGTAGCTGAGCCGGTGGGCCGGATCCAGTCTGCTCTGGCCGGAGCCCCTGATTCCTACTTCTACCTGGCAAATTGTACGGGGATCGACACGGACAAGCACGAA GTGCATTGCGAGTCTGTCCCGGGCACCGGGCTGCCTTACGACCCCTACCGCTTCAAGGTTGCGTATGACAAGCTGGTTATCGCGGCCGGTGCAGACCCTCTAACCTTCGGCATCAAAGGAGTACGAGAACATGCAATGTTTCTCCGTGAAGTGCACCATGCTCAAGAGATACGAAGGAAGCTTCTTTTGAACCTGATGCTCTCCGAGTCTCCGG GCATatcagaagaagagaagaagcgtCTTCTCCACTGTGTTGTCATAGGAGGTGGCCCGACCGGAGTCGAATTCAGTGGTGAACTGAGTGACTTCATCATGAGAGACGTACGCCAGAGATATTCTCATGTAAAAGATCACATTCAAGTGACTCTCATAGAG GCAAACGAGATCCTATCATCGTTCGACATCGGGTTGAGGCAGTATGCAACAAATCACTTGACGAAG TCTGGAGTTCGTCTCGTGCGAGGTGTGGTGAAAGAGGTGCTGCCGGAGAAGATACTCCTAAGCGACGGAAGTAGTGTTCCTTATGGTCTGCTCGTCTGGTCCACCGGAGTCGGGCCCTCGGAGTTCGTGAAGTCGCTCGACCTTCCCAAGGCTCCGGGCGGAAG GATCGGAGTCGATGAATGGCTTCGCGTTCCATCCGTGGAAGACGTATTTGCACTGGGGGATTGCGCAGGTTTTCTGGAACACACAGGGAAGCCGGTTCTTCCTGCCCTGGCTCAG GTTGCCGAGAGGGAGGGCAAATATCTCGCCAACATGTTCAACGAGATTGGGAAGCAGAACGGTGGCAAGGCGCACTGCGCCAGGAACATCACCATGGGGGATCCCTTCGTCTACAGGCACCTCGGAAGCATGGCGTCCGTTGGGCGCTACAAAGCATTGGTGGATCTAAGACAGAGCAAG GACGCCAAGGGCATCTCCATGGCCGGGTTCATCAGCTGGTTCATATGGAGGTCTGCCTACCTGACGCGTGTGGTAAGCTGGAGAAACAGGTTCTACGTCGCGGTGAATTGGGCCACGACTCTGGTCTTCGGCAGGGATAACTCCAGGATTGGATAG
- the LOC103986161 gene encoding uncharacterized protein LOC103986161 isoform X2, with translation MLASNRQCRGGMKERMEDERLWTVACLRGRLLAERVASKAAKEEAEKLAKRLEELERKLDEEIKCRDRAEKKLKCAIKKLESLKVSDGRDQAGIPLSSVSSSSSRCFLGQQRLDRDMSGSVTDDLVHGGEDVKIIPSSSGDDASGRWPEESDHQLVYLKETWISLGTAKSQYKGCSPKDWATGALRACSCSDDKQETSADDEAESEDNVLALVAVSRQLDLEAGRLEIKDNVQGVLLALRNVKELLLQSLVRRANTFN, from the exons ATGCTGGCCTCAAACAGGCAATGCAG GGGAGGCATGAAGGAGCGGATGGAAGATGAAAGGTTGTGGACCGTTGCATGTTTGAGAGGGAGGCTGCTGGCGGAGAGAGTGGCTTCCAAGGCTGCCAAGGAGGAAGCAGAGAAGCTGGCCAAAAGG TTGGAAGAATTAGAGAGGAAGCTTGATGAAGAGATCAAATGCAGGGACAGGGCTGAGAAGAAGCTCAAGTGCGCCATAAAGAAGTTGGAGTCTCTGAAGGTCTCGGATGGCAGGGATCAAGCGGGCATTCCCTTGAGCTCCGTGAGTTCTTCGTCCTCACGATGCTTCTTGGGCCAACAGAGATTAGACCGTGACATGTCTGGCTCAGTGACTGATGATCTGGTACATGGTGGTGAAGATGTCAAAATCATCCCGAGTTCTTCAGGAGATGATGCCTCGGGGAGATGGCCAGAAGAATCGGATCACCAGCTGGTGTATCTGAAAGAGACATGGATTTCATTAGGGACTGCGAAATCTCAATACAAAGGTTGTAGTCCCAAAGACTGGGCTACTGGTGCTTTGAG GGCATGTTCTTGCAGTGATGACAAGCAAGAAACATCAGCAGACGATGAGGCGGAAAGCGAAGACAATGTGCTGGCTCTTGTTGCAGTAAGTAGGCAGCTGGACTTGGAGGCTGGTAGATTGGAGATCAAGGACAATGTGCAGGGTGTTCTTCTCGCTCTGAGAAATGTCAAAGAGCTGTTGCTGCAGTCTTTAGTGAGGAGAGCCAACACTTTCAATTAG
- the LOC103986161 gene encoding uncharacterized protein LOC103986161 isoform X3: MLASNRQCRTRGGMKERMEDERLWTVACLRGRLLAERVASKAAKEEAEKLAKRLEELERKLDEEIKCRDRAEKKLKCAIKKLESLKVSDGRDQAGIPLSSVSSSSSRCFLGQQRLDRDMSGSVTDDLVHGGEDVKIIPSSSGDDASGRWPEESDHQLVYLKETWISLGTAKSQYKGCSPKDWATGALSDDKQETSADDEAESEDNVLALVAVSRQLDLEAGRLEIKDNVQGVLLALRNVKELLLQSLVRRANTFN, from the exons ATGCTGGCCTCAAACAGGCAATGCAG AACCAGGGGAGGCATGAAGGAGCGGATGGAAGATGAAAGGTTGTGGACCGTTGCATGTTTGAGAGGGAGGCTGCTGGCGGAGAGAGTGGCTTCCAAGGCTGCCAAGGAGGAAGCAGAGAAGCTGGCCAAAAGG TTGGAAGAATTAGAGAGGAAGCTTGATGAAGAGATCAAATGCAGGGACAGGGCTGAGAAGAAGCTCAAGTGCGCCATAAAGAAGTTGGAGTCTCTGAAGGTCTCGGATGGCAGGGATCAAGCGGGCATTCCCTTGAGCTCCGTGAGTTCTTCGTCCTCACGATGCTTCTTGGGCCAACAGAGATTAGACCGTGACATGTCTGGCTCAGTGACTGATGATCTGGTACATGGTGGTGAAGATGTCAAAATCATCCCGAGTTCTTCAGGAGATGATGCCTCGGGGAGATGGCCAGAAGAATCGGATCACCAGCTGGTGTATCTGAAAGAGACATGGATTTCATTAGGGACTGCGAAATCTCAATACAAAGGTTGTAGTCCCAAAGACTGGGCTACTGGTGCTTTGAG TGATGACAAGCAAGAAACATCAGCAGACGATGAGGCGGAAAGCGAAGACAATGTGCTGGCTCTTGTTGCAGTAAGTAGGCAGCTGGACTTGGAGGCTGGTAGATTGGAGATCAAGGACAATGTGCAGGGTGTTCTTCTCGCTCTGAGAAATGTCAAAGAGCTGTTGCTGCAGTCTTTAGTGAGGAGAGCCAACACTTTCAATTAG
- the LOC103986159 gene encoding uncharacterized protein LOC103986159 isoform X1, giving the protein MRSRRLVPSSIPISRAALLIAHVFLCSLPGILSSKFVILSSIKVFTTHEWLPTKPTIYFHCQGANETMLPDVKEKNFLYIFSGEESWQPLTELPEKKCRRCGLYEHNTFKPDDVFDEWELCRSNFVDGKYVRLKHNEFNATFLCPQCTALGGMTSWKRRQTVLLVVVSIFAAAVMAAGVAAVYRYSRKRKREQDQARFLKLFEEGDDLEDELALGNAIYK; this is encoded by the exons ATGCGGTCTCGACGCCTGGTGCCTTCGTCGATCCCGATCTCTCGCGCCGCCCTCCTGATCGCTCACGTCTTCCTCTGCTCGCTTCCTG GAATCCTTTCATCGAAGTTTGTTATCCTAAGTTCAATAAAGGTATTCACTACCCATGAGTGGCTACCTACAAAACCAACTATTTATTTTCATTGTCAAGGAGCAAACGAGACCATGTTGCCTGATGTGAAGGAAAAAAACTTCCTGTACATTTTCAGTGGCGAAGAATCTTGGCAG CCTCTGACAGAACTTCCAGAAAAGAAATGTAGAAGATGTGGATTATACGAACACAACACTTTTAAGCCCGATGATGTCTTCGACGAGTGGGAGCTGTGTCGTAGCAATTTTGTTGATGGAAAATATGTACGTCTCAAGCACAACGAATTCAACGCCACGTTCCTATGCCCTCAGTGCACTGCTTTAGGAG GGATGACTTCTTGGAAGAGAAGGCAGACGGTTCTGCTCGTAGTAGTGAGCATATTTGCTGCCGCTGTAATGGCTGCGGGCGTGGCAGCCGTGTACAGATACTCGCGAAAGAGGAAGAGGGAACAAGACCAGGCTCGATTCTTAAAGCTATTCGAGGAGGGTGATGACCTTGAAGATGAACTGGCTCTAGGAAATGCCATATATAAATGA
- the LOC103986159 gene encoding uncharacterized protein LOC103986159 isoform X2: MRSRRLVPSSIPISRAALLIAHVFLCSLPGILSSKFVILSSIKVFTTHEWLPTKPTIYFHCQGANETMLPDVKEKNFLYIFSGEESWQPLTELPEKKCRRCGLYEHNTFKPDDVFDEWELCRSNFVDGKYVRLKHNEFNATFLCPQCTALGVAGMTSWKRRQTVLLVVVSIFAAAVMAAGVAAVYRYSRKRKREQDQARFLKLFEEGDDLEDELALGNAIYK; encoded by the exons ATGCGGTCTCGACGCCTGGTGCCTTCGTCGATCCCGATCTCTCGCGCCGCCCTCCTGATCGCTCACGTCTTCCTCTGCTCGCTTCCTG GAATCCTTTCATCGAAGTTTGTTATCCTAAGTTCAATAAAGGTATTCACTACCCATGAGTGGCTACCTACAAAACCAACTATTTATTTTCATTGTCAAGGAGCAAACGAGACCATGTTGCCTGATGTGAAGGAAAAAAACTTCCTGTACATTTTCAGTGGCGAAGAATCTTGGCAG CCTCTGACAGAACTTCCAGAAAAGAAATGTAGAAGATGTGGATTATACGAACACAACACTTTTAAGCCCGATGATGTCTTCGACGAGTGGGAGCTGTGTCGTAGCAATTTTGTTGATGGAAAATATGTACGTCTCAAGCACAACGAATTCAACGCCACGTTCCTATGCCCTCAGTGCACTGCTTTAGGAG TTGCAGGGATGACTTCTTGGAAGAGAAGGCAGACGGTTCTGCTCGTAGTAGTGAGCATATTTGCTGCCGCTGTAATGGCTGCGGGCGTGGCAGCCGTGTACAGATACTCGCGAAAGAGGAAGAGGGAACAAGACCAGGCTCGATTCTTAAAGCTATTCGAGGAGGGTGATGACCTTGAAGATGAACTGGCTCTAGGAAATGCCATATATAAATGA
- the LOC103986161 gene encoding uncharacterized protein LOC103986161 isoform X1, giving the protein MLASNRQCRTRGGMKERMEDERLWTVACLRGRLLAERVASKAAKEEAEKLAKRLEELERKLDEEIKCRDRAEKKLKCAIKKLESLKVSDGRDQAGIPLSSVSSSSSRCFLGQQRLDRDMSGSVTDDLVHGGEDVKIIPSSSGDDASGRWPEESDHQLVYLKETWISLGTAKSQYKGCSPKDWATGALRACSCSDDKQETSADDEAESEDNVLALVAVSRQLDLEAGRLEIKDNVQGVLLALRNVKELLLQSLVRRANTFN; this is encoded by the exons ATGCTGGCCTCAAACAGGCAATGCAG AACCAGGGGAGGCATGAAGGAGCGGATGGAAGATGAAAGGTTGTGGACCGTTGCATGTTTGAGAGGGAGGCTGCTGGCGGAGAGAGTGGCTTCCAAGGCTGCCAAGGAGGAAGCAGAGAAGCTGGCCAAAAGG TTGGAAGAATTAGAGAGGAAGCTTGATGAAGAGATCAAATGCAGGGACAGGGCTGAGAAGAAGCTCAAGTGCGCCATAAAGAAGTTGGAGTCTCTGAAGGTCTCGGATGGCAGGGATCAAGCGGGCATTCCCTTGAGCTCCGTGAGTTCTTCGTCCTCACGATGCTTCTTGGGCCAACAGAGATTAGACCGTGACATGTCTGGCTCAGTGACTGATGATCTGGTACATGGTGGTGAAGATGTCAAAATCATCCCGAGTTCTTCAGGAGATGATGCCTCGGGGAGATGGCCAGAAGAATCGGATCACCAGCTGGTGTATCTGAAAGAGACATGGATTTCATTAGGGACTGCGAAATCTCAATACAAAGGTTGTAGTCCCAAAGACTGGGCTACTGGTGCTTTGAG GGCATGTTCTTGCAGTGATGACAAGCAAGAAACATCAGCAGACGATGAGGCGGAAAGCGAAGACAATGTGCTGGCTCTTGTTGCAGTAAGTAGGCAGCTGGACTTGGAGGCTGGTAGATTGGAGATCAAGGACAATGTGCAGGGTGTTCTTCTCGCTCTGAGAAATGTCAAAGAGCTGTTGCTGCAGTCTTTAGTGAGGAGAGCCAACACTTTCAATTAG
- the LOC103986163 gene encoding probable sugar phosphate/phosphate translocator At3g11320 — MSAKVALSPALATGRFFTIGLVTAWYSSNIGVLLLNKYLLSNYGFKYPIFLTMCHMTACALLSYVAIAWLKLVPMQAIRSRLQFLKIAALSLVFCGSVVSGNVSLRYLPVSFNQAVGATTPFFTAVLAYLMTLRRESWITYITLVPVVTGVIIASGGEPSFHLFGFIMCIGATAARALKSVLQGILMSSEGEKLNSMNLLLYMAPIAVIFLLPTTLIMEDNVVGITLALAKEDFKVIWYLLFNSALAYFVNLTNFLVTKHTSALTLQVLGNAKGAVAVVISILIFRNPVSFTGMAGYTLTVVGVILYSESKKLNK; from the exons ATGAGCGCGAAGGTAGCCCTGTCGCCGGCGCTGGCGACCGGCCGGTTCTTCACCATCGGACTCGTCACTGCCTGGTACTCCTCCAACATCGGCGTGCTCCTCCTCAACAAGTACCTGCTGAGCAACTACGGGTTCAAGTACCCCATCTTCCTCACCATGTGCCACATGACGGCCTGCGCCCTCCTCAGCTACGTCGCCATCGCTTGGCTCAAGCTTGTGCCCATGCAGGCCATCCGCTCCCGCCTCCAGTTCCTCAAGATCGCGGCGCTCAGCCTCGTCTTCTGCGGGTCGGTGGTCAGCGGGAACGTCTCGCTCCGGTACCTCCCCGTCTCCTTCAACCAGGCGGTCGGCGCCACCACGCCTTTCTTCACGGCCGTGCTTGCTTACCTCATGACTCTCCGGCGGGAGTCCTGGATCACGTACATTACCCTCGTACCAGTCGTCACAGGTGTTATTATTGCCAGTGGG GGTGAGCCAAGTTTTCACTTGTTTGGATTTATTATGTGCATTGGTGCTACCGCTGCTAGGGCACTAAAGTCAGTGCTGCAAGGAATTTTGATGTCTTCTGAGgg GGAAAAGCTTAATTCTATGAATCTCCTCCTATATATGGCTCCGATAGCAGTAATTTTCCTACTTCCTACAACACTCATAATGGAGGATAATGTAGTTGGCATCACATTGGCACTCGCGAAAGAGGACTTCAAGGTTATCTGGTACCTCCTGTTCAATTCCGCTTTGGCGTATTTCGTGAACTTGACCAATTTCCTGGTCACAAAACATACCAGTGCTTTGACCCTGCAG GTGCTTGGGAATGCCAAAGGAGCAGTGGCCGTGGTCATCTCAATTTTGATATTTAGGAACCCAGTATCTTTTACAGGGATGGCTGGCTACACCCTTACAGTCGTCGGCGTCATTCTTTACAGTGAATCTAAAAAGCTCAACAAATAG